In Pantoea phytobeneficialis, one genomic interval encodes:
- a CDS encoding SgcJ/EcaC family oxidoreductase — MKKSLTAVAALLMVSGSALAATPASCVKVDQQQIEALFDKWNAALKTGNAKQVSDLYLEDAVLLPTVSNRVRLTEAERIDYFAHFMANKPSGKIDSRTIRIGCNKAVDTGTYTFTYADKPAVSARYTFTYAWTGSEWKISTHHSSAMPEG; from the coding sequence ATGAAAAAATCACTTACCGCCGTTGCTGCATTGCTGATGGTTTCAGGTTCTGCGCTTGCTGCCACCCCGGCCAGTTGCGTGAAGGTGGACCAGCAGCAAATCGAAGCTTTATTTGATAAATGGAATGCAGCGTTAAAAACGGGCAACGCGAAGCAGGTTTCCGACCTGTATCTGGAGGATGCGGTGCTCCTGCCGACGGTATCAAACCGGGTGCGTCTGACTGAAGCGGAGCGTATTGATTACTTTGCGCATTTTATGGCCAATAAGCCGAGCGGCAAGATTGATAGCCGTACCATTCGCATCGGTTGTAACAAAGCGGTTGATACCGGCACCTATACCTTCACTTATGCCGACAAGCCTGCGGTTTCCGCCCGTTATACCTTTACTTATGCCTGGACGGGTAGCGAATGGAAAATATCCACCCACCACTCGTCCGCCATGCCGGAGGGATAA
- a CDS encoding alpha-hydroxy acid oxidase, producing the protein MVINWENLRRAAQRALPGFAFDYVDGGADDEQTLRHNREVFARWMFKPAVLKDASRRSLQTSLANDSMAAPLLVAPTGYNGMLRYQADLMLARAAAQNGIGYIQSTVSTASLEESAAVSQGPRWFQLYVLKDRQVTASLIERAQTAGCSALVVSVDAVHFGNRERDKSHYRRPLKLSVKALADVASHPGWVWRTLRPAGMPGFGNLKPYLPAEYQRGLNAATYFAQQMDPTLNWETLRWVRELWLGPLYIKGIMTEQDALIARQLGFDGIVLSNHGGRQLDGTFSPMQVLAAIRAAVGPDFSILIDSGFRRGTDVVKALALGANAVLLGRPLLYAVAAGGEALVNATLQSMIAEIDRTLAQLGCSSPRDLHPGLVHDINGVSQQNWHN; encoded by the coding sequence ATGGTGATTAACTGGGAAAATTTACGCCGGGCAGCGCAGCGTGCGCTGCCGGGATTTGCCTTTGATTATGTTGATGGTGGTGCCGATGACGAGCAAACGCTGCGCCATAATCGTGAGGTCTTCGCCCGTTGGATGTTTAAACCGGCGGTATTGAAGGATGCCAGCAGGCGCAGTCTGCAAACGTCACTCGCCAATGACTCAATGGCGGCACCGTTACTGGTGGCACCAACCGGCTACAATGGCATGTTGCGTTACCAGGCCGATTTAATGCTGGCGCGCGCCGCAGCACAAAATGGGATCGGATATATCCAGAGCACGGTGTCCACTGCCTCGCTGGAAGAGAGCGCTGCGGTGAGTCAGGGACCACGCTGGTTCCAGTTGTATGTGTTGAAAGACCGCCAGGTCACTGCGAGTCTGATTGAACGTGCCCAGACAGCGGGATGTTCCGCGCTGGTGGTGTCCGTGGATGCGGTACATTTCGGTAACCGTGAGCGCGATAAATCACACTACCGGCGACCACTTAAACTCTCCGTCAAAGCCCTGGCCGATGTCGCCAGCCATCCAGGTTGGGTATGGCGCACGTTACGTCCGGCCGGAATGCCGGGGTTTGGTAATCTCAAACCCTATCTTCCTGCGGAATATCAACGTGGTCTGAACGCTGCCACCTATTTTGCCCAACAGATGGATCCCACCCTCAATTGGGAAACCCTGCGCTGGGTGCGCGAGTTATGGTTGGGGCCGTTGTATATCAAAGGCATTATGACCGAACAGGATGCGCTGATTGCCCGACAACTGGGGTTCGACGGCATTGTATTGTCCAATCACGGTGGCCGTCAGCTGGACGGCACCTTCAGCCCGATGCAGGTGTTGGCAGCCATTCGCGCAGCGGTGGGACCAGATTTCTCCATCCTTATCGACAGCGGTTTTCGGCGGGGGACTGATGTGGTGAAAGCGCTGGCGCTGGGTGCCAATGCGGTGTTGCTCGGGCGGCCACTGCTGTATGCCGTGGCGGCGGGAGGTGAAGCGCTGGTGAATGCCACGCTGCAATCGATGATTGCCGAAATAGATCGCACCCTGGCGCAGTTGGGATGCAGTTCCCCCAGGGATCTGCATCCTGGCCTGGTGCATGATATTAATGGCGTAAGCCAGCAGAACTGGCACAATTGA
- the fetB gene encoding iron efflux ABC transporter permease subunit FetB → MSQHNITNSSLVMALVLVLIAVLISQKEKLGLSKDIIWSVCRAIVQLVVVGYVLKSIFDVNNDGLTVLMVLFICVNAAANARKRSRNIDHAFVISFVAITSGTALTLVILVLSGAIEFMPMQVIPISGMIAGNAMVAVGLCYSNLNQRFADNRQKILEMLSLGASVKLASASLIRESIRAAMIPTVDAAKTVGLVSLPGMMSGLIFAGIDPVKAIKYQIMVTFMLIGTASLSTIIAVYLAYRRFYNDRAQLRF, encoded by the coding sequence ATGAGTCAGCATAATATCACCAACTCCTCACTGGTTATGGCGCTGGTCCTGGTGCTGATTGCGGTGCTGATTAGCCAGAAAGAGAAGCTGGGGCTGAGTAAAGACATTATCTGGAGTGTGTGCCGCGCCATTGTGCAACTGGTGGTCGTCGGTTATGTATTGAAATCGATTTTTGACGTCAATAATGACGGGTTAACGGTGTTGATGGTGTTATTTATCTGCGTCAATGCGGCGGCGAACGCGCGCAAACGCAGCCGTAATATTGATCATGCCTTTGTGATTTCTTTTGTCGCCATCACCAGCGGTACGGCGCTGACGTTGGTGATTCTGGTGCTGAGCGGCGCCATTGAATTTATGCCAATGCAGGTGATCCCTATTTCCGGGATGATTGCCGGTAATGCTATGGTGGCGGTGGGCTTATGTTACAGCAACCTGAACCAGCGTTTCGCTGACAACCGGCAAAAAATTCTGGAGATGTTGAGCCTTGGTGCCTCGGTAAAACTGGCTTCCGCATCGCTTATCCGCGAGAGCATTCGCGCCGCGATGATCCCGACGGTGGATGCGGCAAAAACGGTAGGACTGGTGAGTTTACCCGGCATGATGTCCGGTTTAATCTTTGCCGGGATCGATCCGGTTAAAGCCATCAAGTACCAGATTATGGTGACCTTTATGTTAATTGGCACCGCCAGTCTTTCTACCATCATCGCGGTCTACCTGGCCTATCGACGCTTTTATAATGACAGGGCGCAGCTCAGATTCTGA
- the fetA gene encoding iron efflux ABC transporter ATP-binding subunit FetA — MANDFPLLDVQGVTFSQEGRELLAPVSLQLNPGDFLLLTGPSGSGKSTLLKIIASLLAPSSGQIRLQNQDITQLKAETYRQQVSYCFQTPVLFGSTVYDNLALPWQIRQQKPNRDAFINDLAKVNLPADTLDKKIDQLSGGEKQRVGLLRNLQFLPQVLLLDEVTSALDEDNKALIHRLISEMVTDKGVAVIWISHDVEEIHQASRVLKLHAPERNDHESA, encoded by the coding sequence ATGGCCAACGATTTTCCCTTGCTGGATGTGCAAGGCGTTACGTTTTCACAGGAAGGTCGCGAGTTACTGGCGCCCGTTTCACTGCAACTCAACCCCGGTGATTTTTTACTGCTGACCGGTCCTTCAGGCAGTGGGAAAAGCACGTTGCTGAAGATAATTGCATCGCTGCTCGCCCCCAGCAGCGGGCAGATACGCTTGCAAAACCAGGATATCACGCAACTGAAAGCCGAAACGTATCGGCAACAGGTGTCGTACTGCTTCCAGACGCCGGTGCTGTTCGGCAGTACCGTTTATGACAATCTGGCGCTGCCGTGGCAGATTCGGCAACAGAAACCCAACCGTGACGCGTTCATTAACGACCTGGCAAAAGTCAATTTGCCCGCTGACACGCTGGATAAAAAAATCGATCAACTCTCTGGTGGTGAAAAACAGCGGGTGGGTTTGCTGCGTAATTTGCAGTTTCTGCCGCAGGTGTTGCTGCTGGATGAAGTCACCAGCGCCCTCGATGAAGACAATAAAGCACTGATCCATCGACTGATCAGCGAGATGGTGACTGACAAGGGGGTGGCGGTGATCTGGATTAGCCATGACGTTGAGGAAATCCACCAGGCATCACGGGTGCTGAAACTGCACGCACCAGAGAGGAACGACCATGAGTCAGCATAA
- the arnT gene encoding lipid IV(A) 4-amino-4-deoxy-L-arabinosyltransferase — protein MTVTTKSCLLFILLLLYYVIPLEFRHLWQPDETRYAEISREMLQRGNWITPYFFDIRYFEKPIAGYWFNNIGQWLFGHSRFGVRIGSVVATLLSALLVYWLAGRIYAQRAVALTAGLIFLTLLLVYGIGTYAVLDPMLSLWLVAAMCSYWFAAGAVNHRQRLLGYVLLGLACGMGFMAKGFLALAVPVLAIVPWAVWHHRWRELLIFGPVAIVSAALLCAPWALAIHHQQPDYWHYFFWVEHIQRFAQSNAQHQAPFWFYLPVVIAGSLPWLALLPGALRSGWKQRKTLPGGLYLLCWILLPLLFFSIAKGKLLTYILPCFAPLAILMAHHGHTLASRASRILRLNAWINILFGCLGLFALVVVLAPWGIGGQSLFKSHEMLTLTLALVAFAGWAVAGFASLKRWQLAALCPLALALCVGKAIPESVQNANQPEVFVSKIAEKLAVSRYILSNDPGIASAIAWHLQRNDIHFYAKKNELLYGLAYPDSQSRFVSRADFRQWLASHQLRGPVSLVLLLERGGDMPDDLPLAQRVYREGRLVFLQYDAAP, from the coding sequence ATGACCGTTACCACCAAATCGTGTTTGCTTTTTATTTTGCTGCTCCTTTATTACGTTATTCCGCTCGAATTTCGCCACCTCTGGCAACCTGATGAAACGCGCTATGCCGAGATCAGTCGGGAAATGCTGCAACGTGGCAACTGGATTACCCCTTACTTTTTCGACATTCGCTATTTCGAAAAGCCCATTGCCGGATATTGGTTTAATAACATTGGGCAGTGGTTGTTTGGTCATAGCCGTTTTGGTGTGCGCATTGGTTCGGTGGTTGCCACGTTACTCAGCGCCTTGTTGGTTTACTGGCTGGCAGGGCGCATTTATGCTCAGCGTGCGGTGGCGCTGACCGCGGGCCTTATCTTCCTCACCTTATTGTTGGTATACGGTATTGGCACCTATGCGGTGCTCGATCCAATGCTGTCGTTATGGTTAGTGGCCGCGATGTGCAGCTACTGGTTTGCTGCCGGGGCGGTGAATCACAGACAGCGGCTGCTGGGTTACGTGCTGTTGGGCCTGGCCTGTGGCATGGGCTTTATGGCCAAAGGCTTTCTGGCGCTGGCGGTGCCGGTACTGGCTATCGTTCCCTGGGCTGTCTGGCATCATCGTTGGCGCGAATTGCTGATATTCGGCCCGGTGGCGATTGTCAGTGCCGCGCTGCTCTGTGCACCCTGGGCGTTGGCTATTCATCATCAGCAACCTGATTACTGGCACTACTTCTTCTGGGTGGAGCATATCCAGCGCTTTGCACAATCCAACGCGCAACATCAGGCACCGTTTTGGTTCTACCTGCCTGTTGTTATCGCCGGGTCGCTGCCGTGGCTGGCCCTGCTGCCCGGTGCACTGCGCAGTGGTTGGAAGCAAAGAAAAACGCTGCCAGGTGGCCTCTATTTGTTGTGCTGGATCCTGTTGCCGTTGCTGTTTTTCAGTATTGCGAAAGGCAAGTTGCTCACCTATATCCTGCCTTGTTTTGCGCCACTGGCGATTCTGATGGCGCATCACGGTCACACCCTTGCCAGCAGGGCGAGCCGGATTCTGCGCCTGAACGCCTGGATCAATATCCTGTTTGGTTGCCTCGGACTGTTTGCCCTGGTGGTGGTGCTGGCTCCCTGGGGAATAGGGGGGCAGTCGCTGTTTAAATCGCATGAGATGTTGACGCTAACCCTGGCGCTCGTTGCGTTTGCGGGCTGGGCAGTGGCCGGTTTCGCCAGTCTTAAACGCTGGCAACTGGCGGCGCTTTGCCCGCTGGCGCTGGCGCTGTGCGTAGGCAAAGCGATTCCCGAAAGTGTGCAGAATGCTAACCAACCCGAGGTGTTTGTCAGCAAAATAGCCGAAAAACTCGCGGTCAGCCGTTATATTTTGAGTAACGATCCCGGCATTGCTTCCGCCATCGCCTGGCATTTACAGCGCAACGATATCCATTTCTACGCGAAGAAAAATGAGCTGCTTTACGGGCTGGCGTATCCCGATTCTCAGTCGCGTTTTGTCTCCAGGGCGGATTTCCGTCAGTGGCTTGCCTCACATCAATTACGCGGCCCGGTATCTTTGGTGCTGTTGTTAGAGCGAGGTGGCGATATGCCCGACGATTTGCCCCTGGCTCAACGGGTCTATCGCGAGGGGCGTCTGGTATTCCTGCAATATGACGCCGCACCTTAA
- a CDS encoding FUSC family protein produces the protein MSKPLSAALRHRLPFALRAGLCCGLPVVLGYYAGHLQAGLLATIGGFTALYGDGLPWGRRARLLAIIAVALAVIVTLGILVAPYPWLGVVTVTGIASLATLICNRQQIGPPGAYMFALACASGTGMPDSSVDPGLSGLWVLCGGAISWLAHMLGCLLERAEADNSPAADKVIKENARRTAARVAFGTLVAGSIGIILGLEHAYWGMAAVVVVLNQPDGLPGTSRRAFNRLLGTLVGLVLAWSILTLNPQGLWIALTVGVLQFAIEIGVVLQYAAATVFITANALTIAAGGRDFSEVSSLFAARALDTLIGVVVAIVVFRLSMAPTVDTSS, from the coding sequence CATTGCGCGCGGGGCTATGCTGCGGTTTGCCAGTGGTGCTGGGTTATTACGCCGGACATCTTCAGGCGGGCCTGCTGGCGACCATCGGGGGATTTACGGCGTTGTACGGCGATGGCCTCCCCTGGGGCAGACGCGCGCGTCTGCTGGCGATCATTGCGGTGGCGTTGGCGGTTATCGTCACCCTGGGGATTCTCGTCGCGCCTTATCCGTGGCTCGGTGTGGTGACCGTGACCGGTATTGCCTCTCTTGCGACCTTGATCTGCAACCGACAACAGATTGGCCCGCCGGGTGCCTATATGTTTGCTCTGGCCTGTGCCAGCGGCACTGGCATGCCAGACAGTAGCGTCGATCCCGGGTTGAGTGGCTTGTGGGTGCTGTGTGGTGGTGCAATCTCGTGGCTGGCGCATATGCTGGGTTGCCTGTTAGAACGGGCCGAAGCCGACAACAGCCCGGCTGCGGATAAGGTAATCAAAGAAAACGCCAGACGTACCGCGGCACGGGTCGCCTTTGGCACGCTGGTGGCCGGGTCGATCGGCATCATCCTCGGGCTGGAACATGCGTACTGGGGAATGGCGGCGGTGGTGGTGGTGCTTAACCAGCCGGATGGTTTACCGGGAACCTCCCGGCGTGCCTTTAACCGGCTTTTGGGTACGCTGGTTGGACTGGTGCTGGCGTGGAGCATTCTGACGCTCAATCCTCAAGGGTTATGGATCGCGTTGACGGTTGGCGTGTTGCAGTTCGCTATCGAGATAGGGGTGGTGCTGCAATACGCCGCCGCCACGGTGTTTATCACCGCCAATGCATTGACGATTGCGGCCGGGGGCCGGGATTTTAGCGAAGTGAGTTCTCTGTTCGCTGCCAGAGCGCTCGACACCCTGATTGGTGTGGTGGTGGCGATTGTGGTTTTCAGATTAAGCATGGCGCCAACCGTCGATACTTCCTCATAA